The Desulfuromonadaceae bacterium nucleotide sequence ACCGAAAACAAAGATCGATAAAGTCAAGACGGCCATCATCAGCAGGTCGCGAGAAATAACGACCGGTTCAACGCTCATCGGTTGAATCGTACCAGCAATACCGACCACCGCCAGGGTGTTAAAAAGATTCGAGCCGAGAACATTCCCCAGCGCGATGTCATGGGCCCCTTTGCGAGTTGCGATGATAGCCGAAGCCAGCTCCGGCAGCGACGTTCCGACCGCAACGATAGTCAAGCCGATCAACAGGTCGCTGACACCAAAACCCCGGGCGATCGCAACCGCTCCCCAGACCAGGATGCGCGAACTTACAACAAGGAGAGTCAGACCGACAACCAACCGCAAAAGTGCGCGGTTAAACGGCATGGCGTGGATATCGATATCGAGCGCCATTTCACTCCCCATGACTTCCTCATTATTTTTTACCCCTTGCCAGATCGTCCAGCCCATCACGACGGCGAAGACGCAAAGAAGAACCACCCCTTCTATCCGGGTAATTTCACCATCCCAGAGCTGAAAACCGGCCAGCGCCGTCACAACAGTGAGGAGTGGCAGCTCTTTGCGTAATACCTTGGACTGCACAACAATCGGACTGATCAGAGCGGTCAGTCCCAGAACCAGAGCGATATTTGCGATATTTGACCCATAAGCGTTACCGAGGGCGATGCCGGGGTTCCCCTGTGATGCGGCCAGTGCCGAAACGACCATCTCCGGGGCAGAAGTTCCAAAACCGACAATGACCATACCAATCAAAAGCGGTGGCATGCCAAAATGGTCAGCGGTCGCTGAAGCGCCTTCGATAAAACGATCAGCACTCCAGATCAAAAGTATCAGTCCTGAAATAACAGCGAAAAATGAGAGCAACATAAGAGTTGTGAACCTTGGAGCCTTTTGTAAAGGGTTTCGTGTAAGATTATTTTACTGAAACCGATCGTTTAAAGACCAAAAAGACCGGTCCGCGTTGCGCTGACCGGTCTTTTCTCCTATCAGACAAAAGAGCAGAGATCAGAGCGATTTAAACATCTTTTCCAGCGAAGTGGTGTAGCTGTCTGTCCACTCATTGATTGTCTCTTTATTGACCGCCTTGATACCGAGCCCCCCTAAAACTTTTTTCCCGACCATATCGATACGACGGTAGAAAATTTTATCCCCATTTTTATCCCAGAAGGAGACGATATTTTTTGTTTTTGCCCGGGTAAGCGGCACAAAACCTCCCGTTGCCTGGGTCCATTCGGAGAAGACCAGAACAACAGCGTCAACTTTCAGCGTTTTGCAGAGCTCACGAGCCTTTTCCGGAGTAATATCCCCTTTTTTGAAACCGGGGCCAAACAACGGCATCTCTTTTTTAGTGATGATTGGCGAATAGACCGAAACCTTGATATCTTCAGCCGCTTTACGGTATCCCTTGCTGGTGATAAACGTTTTAACGGCAACAACCTGCCAATGTTCAGACAAGGTTTTTTCGGTGACGGCCAGCATCTTTGCAGTCGCTCCCTGCATCAACGATGAAACAGAGTGACCACCGACACTATTCGAATCGACCGACCCCCCCCAATCACTGATGGCCAGCGAAACGACGGCAACCTGCTTCAGTTCAGGATTCCCTTTAAGATTCGCCTTAACAGCCCCGGCACAGCCGGTAAGCAGTAGTAAAAACATCAGAAATACGACAAGAGACAAGCGTTGCTGCATGATTGAAACCTCCATATCAGTATTAGATTAAATTTAATGTGATGATTCTGCCAAATCAGCAACGATTAAGCAAGGTTTTGTTGGTCTTAATATATGCTCCTCCCCTACCTCTTTTTTTCTTTTTTCAGCAGAAAACAGGCGAGAGCCGGTAAAAGCAGTATAGCGCCAAGCATGTTGACCAAAAACATAAACGTCAGCAGAATTCCCATATCTGCCTGAAACTTAAGCGGGGAGAAGATCCAGGTTGAAACGCCGATCGCAAGAGTGACGCCGGTAAAAACTACACCATTTCCGGTGATCGCCAGCGTATGCAGATAGGCTTGCTGTAATGATTGTCCCTGAATCAGATAACTGCGCAGGCGGCTGAAGATGTAGATACCGTAATCGACTCCGACCCCAACGCCCAGGGCGACCACAGGCAAGGTGGAGACTTTTAAGCCGATTTGAAAGATGCTCATTAACGCATAGGCGAGAAGAGAGACGAGTGCTAGAGGGATTACAATACAAAGAACCGAACGAACCGAACGGAATTCATAAAAACAGAGCAGGATAACAGCGCTGAAGACATAGAGCAGAATCGGGAACTGGGCTGCCGAGACCTCCTCATTGGTCGCGGCCATAACCCCGACATTGCCGGTTGCCAGTCTGAATTTCACATTCTCTGTGGCTGTGGTTTCCCGGTAATTTTTAACTTCGGATACAATCTTTGCGATGGTTTCAGCCTTGTGATCTTTGGTAAAGATCATCACCGGCATAACGCTGCAGTCGGAATTAAGCAGACCACTGCTGGTCGGAACATAACCGACAGCCTGGACCATGGTCGATTGATTACGCGGCAAAACCCGCCATTTCAGACTCCCCTCGTTCCAGCCGGAATTGATCACCTTGGCAATTCCCGGGAGGGTAATGACCGATTGCACCCCTGCAACATTATTCATATGCCAGGCAAAACGATCGATCGCCGTCATGATGTCGAAATCGACACAACCGTCAGTTTTGGTTTCAACAATCACCGTGATCACATCGACACCGATAGAGAAATGTTCGGTCACAACAGCACTATCGAGATTGTATCGGGAATCAGACCGCAGCTCGGGGACGCCGCGATGCATGTCGCCTATTCTCACATCCGACCCCTTCCAGAGTCCGAACCCGAAGAGAATGACGGCAACAGTCAGAATAATCATGGCAGGCTTCGGCTCGGCGGCCTGCTCGAAGAAACGCCAGAAAGGTCTCAAGAGACTGATCTGCTGATCGACACGCCGCTGGTAACGGTTGCCGGTCCGCACGTAAGAGAGGAGAATCGGCAAAAGGACGAGATTGGTCATAATAATAACGGCAACCCCGAGACTGGCGGTCACCGCCATCTCCTGAATCACTCTGATATCGATCAGATAAATCGTCACAAAACCGATGGTATCACTGGCCAGTGCAATAAAACCGGGGATCAGCAGCTGGCGAAAGCTCGCTTTGGCCGCGCTGAGTCGATCGGCGCCAGCACGCACTTCTGCCGTATTGGCAGTGATCATCTGCACAGCATGACTGACACCGATGGCAAAAATCAAAAACGGGACCAGCAGCCCCATCGGGTCGATGCCGTAACCGAGCAGCGGGAGCAGTCCGAGTTGCCAGATAACAGCAATCAGTGAACAGCTCAAAGGGATCAGGCTGAGAAGATAGGAACGGGTATACAAAAAAACCAGTAAAGACGTAATAACAAAAGCGACAAAGAAAAACAGGATCACGCGTTTTGCTCCATCAGCAATATCACCGATAACTTTGGCAAAACCTATGATATGAACGCTCACCTCATCGCTCTGGTATTTATCGCGAATCTTCTCTTCGAGCAGGTCTGAAACTTTAATAAAATCGAGCTTTTCACCACTGCTCGGGTCGATTTCCAACAGTTGCGCACTGATCACTGCTCCACTGAAATCGTTGGCCACCAATCGACCGACAATCCCGGCCTTAAGGATATTTTTCCGAACTATTTCCAACCCCTCGGCCGTCGGTTCAAAATCTGCCGGAATAACATTGCCGCCGGCGATCCCGTCTTCAACAACTTCGGTAAACCTGACATTCGGAGTAAAGAGCGAAGTGACCTGCGCGCGGTCGACTCCCGGGAGGAAGAAGACATCATCGGTCGCTTTCTGCAGCGTCTCAAAAAACTCCGGAGTAAAGATATCGCCCTGTTTTGTCATCAGGGCGATTAAAACCCGATTTGCACCGCCGAACTCTTTTTGATGCTCAACATAGGTCTGCATGTATTCATGTTCGAGAGGGAGCAGTTTGCTGAATCCGGCATCAATGCGCAGATTGGTAACGGAATAAGCCATCAGCAGCGTCATCAGAATAAAAAACCCGAGGAACAGACGGCGATTATTAAAAACGACCCTTTCAAGGCTCGATATCAAAATATCCAATTTCATAAAGATCTCCTGCCCCCTTATTTATCTGAAAGCAGACTGGTTTGTGAAAATCTGGCAACGCCGAAGTCTCCTACGGCAACAATAGCGCCGTCAGCGCTCTGAAGTAAGCTGCTGTAGCCCCGGCGTTCAGGATCTTGTTGCAGCTCAAAACTCTGGCCATCGTCATCACTGACGAGAAGAACTCCGGCCATTCCGGCGATAACGATCCTCCCGTCATTCAAACGCAGACCGGCGGTCAGACTCGCTTCCGTTACTGTTTCTATCTGTTCCCAGGTTTCACCAGCATCCTCTGAACGAAACAGATGACCGCGTAATCCATACAGCAGCAATCGGTCACCGGCTATAGGCAAAATACCAAAAAATGATCCATTGTAATCAGGCGTCAAACTGATCCAGTTTTCCCCGTCATCATCAGAACGGTAAGCAAGCCCCGCTTCTGCAGCAATAAACAGGCTGTCACCAATTTTTAAAATTTTATTCAGATGTAAATCATCTTCACTGATAAATCTCTTTGACCAGCTGTTTCCGGCATCGAACGTCTCCAGAAACAGACCGTAAGCGCCAATTGCAAAGCCGTGTTGCTGATCGAGAAAATAGAGATCGAGCAGAGGCGTCTCGGCTTCGATATCTTCATAGAGAAGCTCCCAACTCACCCCGCCATTTCGTGTGCGTAAAATGACCTGATCATGACCAACCGCAAAGCCATGCAGACGGTCTGTAAAATAGACGCCGGTTAAAGTGGTCCTGGTCGGAACCTGTTGTTGTTGCCAGCTGTTGCCGTTATCCTCACTGATCAGGATATGTCCACGCTCTCCCACAGCAATAAGCGCACTTTCTGCACGTTTCATATCAAGAAGCAGGGAGTGCGTTGCAAGGGGTGCAATGACCGAATTTTCATCCTCTGTCGCACAAGAGACAGAATAACAGGAGACGAAAAAGATCAGAAAAATGATCAGTTTAAAGCTGTATTGAGATAAATAATTTTTCATAATCGACCATCTCACAGTGTGTCCTGATTAAAAAAAACGGTCGAGCCGATACCGACCCGACCGCAAAAAAGCAAACAAAACAGTGATTATTTAATGTTCAACGATGTCCAGATCGACGCAGATCCCCGGGTGAAAAATCATTGAGGGTCCGCTTGATGTCAAAATTATACATGCTGCTTTCATTATCCAGCCCGATTGCGATATAACGACCGGTTTGCAGATCGGTGTGAACTTCAAGGGTTGTCCAGAAGGTCGGCACCTCATAATAGTTGATCGAATGCCCTTCTGATACCCGCCACAATTGATCCCGGTTGTCATAGATATCGACAGCGACGATCTGCCAGCTATCCTCATCAATATAGAAAGTGCGCCGTTTATAGAGGTGTCTCTCCCCGTCTTTTAATGTCGCGTCGACAATCCAGACCCGGTGCAGCTCATAGCGCAGATAGTCCGGGTTGAGGTGCAAAGGGGTCAGAATATCTTTGTATTTGAGCTTGTCGCTATGCAGCGTGTAAGAGTTATAAGGGACATAAATCTCTTTTTTGCCGACCAGTTCCCAATTATAGCGGTCCGTGGCACCGTTAAACATATCGAACTGGTCATTGGTCCGAATCCCGTCGGAAGCGGTACCGGGATTGTCGTAGGAGACGTTTGGTGCTCTTCTGACTCGTCTCTGCCCGGAGTTATAGACCCAGGCGGCGCGCGGTTCCTTGATCTGATCGAGAGTTTCATGAACAAGAAGAATATTGCCGGCCAAGCGTGCCGGCGCGGTGACAACCTGCTTGAAAAGAAGGATTTTGTTATCGAGCTCCTTTTCGGTTATCCCCGCCTTGCTGTAGACAAGATTGAATTCGTCGTCAAACTTGACCAGGGTGTAGTCGCCACCACGAGTCAATGCCGCCTGGGCGATTTGGCGTGACGCCATATCACCGCGATAGCGCAGCAAGTGATTCCAGATCACTTCGATCCCTGATTTTGGAATCGGAAACGGAATACCGTTGACGGTCCCTGTAACGCCGTCACCGTTATTAACCAGCTCGGCCGTCGCAGCGACCTTGCGGGTGGCGTCATAAATCCGTTGGGGGGATGATGCACTCCGCCGGGTCGGATAGACGTTCATCTTGAAAGTCGGATAAGCCTTCAGCATCGCCTGATGACCGACCGTCAATTTATCAGAATATTTTTCCAGATTCTCATTGGTAATGCTGAATTCGATCTTGTCCGCTGCAAAAGGATCCTGGTGATGATCCCCTTTTTTATAACCGGCAAGCGGGGTGGTAATCCCCCCGGTCCACGCGGGGATCGTCCCGTCGGCATTCGCGGCTTGTTCAGCACCGATCGGTGTCAGATCCTTTCCGAGCCGGGCAATCTCTTCCGGCGTCAATTTCGCCCAGCAGACGGACGCGATGCCGACAAACAGCAGAGTCGC carries:
- a CDS encoding DUF1329 domain-containing protein yields the protein MRLKKNITLGATLLFVGIASVCWAKLTPEEIARLGKDLTPIGAEQAANADGTIPAWTGGITTPLAGYKKGDHHQDPFAADKIEFSITNENLEKYSDKLTVGHQAMLKAYPTFKMNVYPTRRSASSPQRIYDATRKVAATAELVNNGDGVTGTVNGIPFPIPKSGIEVIWNHLLRYRGDMASRQIAQAALTRGGDYTLVKFDDEFNLVYSKAGITEKELDNKILLFKQVVTAPARLAGNILLVHETLDQIKEPRAAWVYNSGQRRVRRAPNVSYDNPGTASDGIRTNDQFDMFNGATDRYNWELVGKKEIYVPYNSYTLHSDKLKYKDILTPLHLNPDYLRYELHRVWIVDATLKDGERHLYKRRTFYIDEDSWQIVAVDIYDNRDQLWRVSEGHSINYYEVPTFWTTLEVHTDLQTGRYIAIGLDNESSMYNFDIKRTLNDFSPGDLRRSGHR
- a CDS encoding MMPL family transporter — protein: MKLDILISSLERVVFNNRRLFLGFFILMTLLMAYSVTNLRIDAGFSKLLPLEHEYMQTYVEHQKEFGGANRVLIALMTKQGDIFTPEFFETLQKATDDVFFLPGVDRAQVTSLFTPNVRFTEVVEDGIAGGNVIPADFEPTAEGLEIVRKNILKAGIVGRLVANDFSGAVISAQLLEIDPSSGEKLDFIKVSDLLEEKIRDKYQSDEVSVHIIGFAKVIGDIADGAKRVILFFFVAFVITSLLVFLYTRSYLLSLIPLSCSLIAVIWQLGLLPLLGYGIDPMGLLVPFLIFAIGVSHAVQMITANTAEVRAGADRLSAAKASFRQLLIPGFIALASDTIGFVTIYLIDIRVIQEMAVTASLGVAVIIMTNLVLLPILLSYVRTGNRYQRRVDQQISLLRPFWRFFEQAAEPKPAMIILTVAVILFGFGLWKGSDVRIGDMHRGVPELRSDSRYNLDSAVVTEHFSIGVDVITVIVETKTDGCVDFDIMTAIDRFAWHMNNVAGVQSVITLPGIAKVINSGWNEGSLKWRVLPRNQSTMVQAVGYVPTSSGLLNSDCSVMPVMIFTKDHKAETIAKIVSEVKNYRETTATENVKFRLATGNVGVMAATNEEVSAAQFPILLYVFSAVILLCFYEFRSVRSVLCIVIPLALVSLLAYALMSIFQIGLKVSTLPVVALGVGVGVDYGIYIFSRLRSYLIQGQSLQQAYLHTLAITGNGVVFTGVTLAIGVSTWIFSPLKFQADMGILLTFMFLVNMLGAILLLPALACFLLKKEKKR
- a CDS encoding calcium/sodium antiporter yields the protein MLLSFFAVISGLILLIWSADRFIEGASATADHFGMPPLLIGMVIVGFGTSAPEMVVSALAASQGNPGIALGNAYGSNIANIALVLGLTALISPIVVQSKVLRKELPLLTVVTALAGFQLWDGEITRIEGVVLLCVFAVVMGWTIWQGVKNNEEVMGSEMALDIDIHAMPFNRALLRLVVGLTLLVVSSRILVWGAVAIARGFGVSDLLIGLTIVAVGTSLPELASAIIATRKGAHDIALGNVLGSNLFNTLAVVGIAGTIQPMSVEPVVISRDLLMMAVLTLSIFVFGYRYRRVGRINRWGGALLVCSYLVYNGYLIRDFFLI